TTGCTACCTCGCCTCCGCACCTCAACAAAGCTGTGCGCAGAAAAAATCACGCACAGCTCTTTGCCGCTAAGTACGCGCAACTCAAGCGCTAGGCTCCGTCCCTAGCGCTTGGCGTGGCTAAGATCTCTAGGACTCGGTCTCTCATATCTGGCCGGCTTAGGGCCATGCCGATATTGGCTTCTAGCAAGCCAAGTGGGTTGCCCGTGTCAAAGCGCTGGCCCACAAACTCGCATGCCCGCAGGGGGAGCCCGGCCTTAATCATCGACGCTAAGGCGTCCGTCAGTTGCAGCTCGCCACCCGCGCCGGGCGTTAACTGCTCTAAATGCCTAAACACCTCTGGCTGTAAGAGGTAGCGCCCAACCACCGCCAAATTGCTGGGAGCCTCACTCGGGCGGGGTTTTTCCACTATGCCCTTTATGAGGCCTGTGGCCTCGTCAATGCTTACTACTCCGTACTTCTCTGTGTCTTCAAGCGGAATGCGCTGCACGGCAATGACCGACTCGCTAGGGCTTTGCATCATCGCCAAAAGCTGCCTACACACCGGCACCTCGCTCAACACCAAGTCATCCGGCAGCAGCACAAAAAAGGGCTCCGAACCCGTGAAGCCCTTGGCGCAACCCACGGCATGCCCTAACCCCAAAGCCTGCTGCTGCCGCACAAACGAAATGCGGGCCAGCGCTGCCGGTGCAAGCACCTTAGCCAGCTGTTCAGTCTTCCCCCGCGCCTCAAGACAAGCCTCAAGCTCCGGCAGGCGGTCAAAGTGGTCTTCTATAGCCACTTTCCCCCGCCCAGTTACAATCAGTACATCGGTTACGCCACTCTGCACAGCTTCCTCAACCACATACTGAATAGCCGGCTTGTCCACCACCGGCACCATTTCCTTCGGTATCGCCTTCGCCGCCGGTAGCATCCGTGTGCCGAAGCCAGCGGCGGGTATTACAGCGCGGTATATAGTCATAGGCAAACCCCCTAATTCTAGGCTCCGTCCCTGTTGAGGGGATAGTGCGCGCGTGCGCGCACTATCCCCTCACAGCCCCAAGGTTAACTTGCAATCTTTGATGGTGTCCGACAATCCTTGATGCAATGATACATTTGGTCGCCATCCTATTTTCGCTGCTGTTTCAATATTTGCTTTCGAGTGCATGATTTCATTTTGCCGATATGGTAGTGAACCAAAGCGTAAGTAGGTATTAGCCTGGGTTAAATGAGCGACACGCTGCACGAAGTGTCTAATCGTGTTCGACTCGCCTGTGCCCAGTTCAAAATCTGTGTAGGCGGAGGTGAACTTCTCATAGCTATTGAGCATGCATGTGTAGGCTCTGACTACGTCCGAGACATATATGAAGTCTCGCTCTTGATCCCCTGCGGTCAATTCTAACTCTACAACGTTTCTCAGGCATTGC
The Bacillota bacterium DNA segment above includes these coding regions:
- a CDS encoding UTP--glucose-1-phosphate uridylyltransferase is translated as MTIYRAVIPAAGFGTRMLPAAKAIPKEMVPVVDKPAIQYVVEEAVQSGVTDVLIVTGRGKVAIEDHFDRLPELEACLEARGKTEQLAKVLAPAALARISFVRQQQALGLGHAVGCAKGFTGSEPFFVLLPDDLVLSEVPVCRQLLAMMQSPSESVIAVQRIPLEDTEKYGVVSIDEATGLIKGIVEKPRPSEAPSNLAVVGRYLLQPEVFRHLEQLTPGAGGELQLTDALASMIKAGLPLRACEFVGQRFDTGNPLGLLEANIGMALSRPDMRDRVLEILATPSARDGA